The Brumimicrobium sp. genomic interval ATATCATCCTTTGATTGTGCCATTCTATCACCTCCTGCCAGTAATACTTCTTCCTTATAAGAGAAGGAAAGTGTAATAAGGCTTCCAATGATGAAAAAACCAAGAAACACAAGAGGTACTCTCAAACGTTCATTGTCTGCTGTAGGATTTTTCTTAATTTCCATACTATCTTTATTTATCGTATCAAAAATATAATAAATTTAGATTCTATTACAATTTCGATATATAATTTTAAATATTAACCACCCAAATATACAACCAATTCCATTAGCAATCAAATCGAGCAGCTCAAAAAATCGGAAGGGAACATAAAATTCTTGTATAATTTCTAATATAAAACTCAACAAAAAACTACCCAAAATTCCAATTCTAAATGCTTTTCGATTTAAATTATCTGATATATTCTGCCTCTTTAATCCTATTATCCAAAACAAAGATAAAAAGGTATATAACAAAAAATGTGCAACTTTATCTACTCCTTCAAATATGGAAAAATTAGAAAAATTAGAGCCAGGAATGACACTAATAAATATCACAAAAATTGTCCAAAGAATACTCGGAAGTATGAATCGAAACACGTTTTAGCCTATCAAAGCTTTATATCCATCTGCATCAAGTAAATTATCTAAATCAGATGCATTCCCCATTCTTACTTTAATAATCCATCCTTCTCCATATGGGTCAGAGTTAACTAAATCAGGATTAGATTCAATATTTTCATTAAATTCAATAATTTCTCCAGAAACAGGCATAAATAAATCTGATACTGTTTTAACTGCTTCAATAGATCCAAAAACTTCTTCTTGCTCTAAGGTTTCTCCAGCTGTTTCAACTTCTACAAAAACAATATCTCCTAATTCGCTTTGCGCAAAATCAGTCACTCCAATTGTAACTGTATTTCCTTCAACCAAACACCATTCGTGGTCCTTTGTGTACTTTAAATTTCCTGGTATGTTCATGCTTAATAAATTTAAGTCTCAAATGTAAAATTTTTAAATGATTTTATCTTGCTTTTCCTAAATATTTTCCAATGATTAAAATAATTCTAACTAAACTACAAAATTAAATCTGAGAAAGTCTTCGTAGATGGAAAACGTTCTAGAATTACTTTAAGAACCACCGTAATAGGAATAGAAAGTATCATTCCTGGAATACCCCAAACAAAGCCCCAGATAGACAACATAACTAAAATTGAAATCGTATTCATAGAAAGAGATTTACCCATTAAAATAGGTTCTAAAATGCCACCTCCTATAGTTTGTATGGCAATTAAGAGAAGCGTAAAAAATATAAGTCCTCCCGTAAAACCCATTTCTATTGTTGCAAATAAGCTAAGCAAAACTACTGATAAAATCGGTCCGACAACTTGGATGAAATTTAATAAAAAGGCAAGTACCCCCCAGAATATTGGGAAACTCACCCCAAAAGAATACGCAACTACACTATAGGCAAATCCTGTAATGGCACTAATAATTAGTTTCACTAATACAAAGACTAGAATATTCTTTTCTAATTTACGATAGGCTTCTTTGGAGGTATTCATTTCTTTAAAAATTAAACTCTCTAGAACTTTCTCAACATCAATAGAACCAAATAAAAATAAAACCATAAAAAATAAACTCATCAGAAGAATCGAAATGAAGTTTATGGCAAACGAAAGCCCATTATTTACATTTCCTAGGAGAAAAGATCGAACTTTATCACTTTTAAAGAAAGCTGTAATTTGCTCCTGAGCTTCATCCATTTCTATTCCTAAAATATCTAATGCTTTATCTGTTATTTCATTCATTCGATACGTTGCATTATCAATAAAACCTGCATCTACACTTTCTAATTCTTCAGTAGCTAAATAAACAACTTCATAAGCACCTCTCGCTATTACTGAAATGACTAATACAATAAAAATCAACCCAAAAAGTCGGGGCAATCTTTTACTAGTAAACCAACGCATTAAGGGGGAAAATAATAGTGCTCCAAACAGTCCAAAAGCTAATGGAATAAAAATAAAAGATAATATATTAAAGAGATATAAAACAAGGGAAATTACAATTATCAGCAAGAGGTTTTGTATAGACGACATTTCTTCAAATTTTAGATATTGTGAAAGTAAGCATATTTAGTTAAAGAAAGAAGTGAATGAATTAGAAATACAACCTGCCATTCACCCATTCGGAATCTAATTTTGCCCCAACAGATTTGTAAAATTCAATGGCAGAACTATTCCATTCAAGCACTTGCCAATCCATTCGTTTTGCACCACTATTTTTAGCTTCTTCTATGAGCTTAGAAAATAAAGATTTACCAATTCCAAGGCGTCTATATGCTGGATCGATTATGATGTCTTCCAAATACAATGATCTTCCATACCACGTAGAATAAGAAGTATAGTAAAGAGCTATTCCAATAATATTTTCTTCAGATTCTGCTACAAAACAAGCGCAAATACCATCTTGGAATAAGTCAATAGCTAATTGTTCTGCTGTATTGATAACTTGATGTGGTTCATTCTCAAATTCGGCTAACATCTTAATCAAAGCTAGGATAGCGCCTTCGTCTCCTTGTTTAGCCTTTCTAATATGATATGCGGGTGTTGACATGTTTATAAGCCACCCAAATTGAAACGTAATCTGATACCAGAAGAAATATTTCCTGTCACATAAGATGTGGCGATTTTTGGTGTATTCAATTGTTGGTCATAATACAAGGAAACCGTCAAATATTTAGTAACTAAATAATCTAAGGTAGAACGGATAGACATTACCTTTTGACCTGCAGTAGCTTGTGTTGTATTCTCAATTATCTTACGAATTACTGTTAAGTTATCTCGAATAGAGAAATCAAATCTGAAATTCAAATCAGAAGGTTTTAGTTTATTTCCTTGGAAAGTGAATGGTAATCTAAATTTAGTGAATTTATATCCTACACCAATAATATATTCCGTTCCAGTCATTTCTGTTACTTGGTTATTAGATAACGCCAGCGAAGCCGAACGTTCTTTATTAATCTCAAATTTGGTTAATAATCCATTTCCTCCAACTTTCCATGTAGCATCAAATCCAAATAAAGGTGCAAATCGTTCAGAAATGGTAATATTCTGAACTTGCTGACTTGGAATGAAGTTATTATTGATATCTCTCGCTGTGAGGTTGCCATCATCATCTTGCATAGATTTTAAGTTTGTCTGCATTCCTGCAACTGTTACTGAAGAAGAATATCCATGTCTAAGCGTAAAGTTTTGTACCGCTTTTTTCGCAAATGGGAATTTAGAAAGGCCATTATAGGAGATATTCCAATTTGGAAGAGGAATATTTCGCAATGGTGAAATAGATCTTTTATTCACTTTTCTACCTGAAAACGTAGATAAGAATGCGCCGATAATTACATCTTGTTGAGCTGGTCCATATCCATCTTTATACCCCGAACTATCTGAAATACTATTAGGATTTCCAGCCCCTAAGAAAGCTGAAACTTCTTGACGTTTGTCACGCATATTCGTAAATAACTGAGATTTATATTCTTTCGTTAATCTTTCAAAGGCTGATCCTATGGAGATTGTGGAATAAGTTACAGTCGTACTTAAGAATCTACTTTGACTCTCAAAAGTTAGCAAACTATCAGAAAAACGATAGAATTCTGAAGAGTTCTGTGTGAATTTTCTATCCATCGTCAAATCAATCTTTAAATCACGGATAGGCTCTAAACTTGCTTTAATGTTATAATTCTGACTATGAATAACTGTGTGTTGGGTATTCAATCCACTTGTATCTACAATATATCCTTTATCGCCTGCATACGGTGCAATTCTAAATCCATTTTCTTGTCCAAATACATTTCGCTCTTGGTCACCAAAAGCAAAGCGGAACATACGGCCATCCCCAAATGTGGTACCATTCATACCAAAAAATTGAGCTTCTTGGTTAAATCCAGGTAGTAAAATACCATCATTTTGAGCATAGGTTCCTGATATAGATCGTACACTCATAACCAATCGTCCCATAAAACCAGCAACTGGATGGAAAGGTTTTCCATATTTTTCTTTATATCTTTCTTCACGTTCTTGCTGCTTCTCAAGTTGCTCATTCTGCTTTTCTAGTTTTGGTTGTTTACTTTCAAGTTTCTTCTCAACTTTTGCTAATTCCTGGTTATGTTTTGCTAATTCTTCAGGACTTAACTTATCTACCTTCACTTTATTCAACTCTTTTTGTTTCTGTTCAAGTTCTTTTACTTTTTTGGCTAATTTACTATTGTTCTTAGGAGTCGTTTTTCCTTTTGAAGCACCTCCAGAAGATTTATTATCACCTCCTAAAGTATTCCTACTTACAGCAGCAGTTCTACCTCCTCCGTCTGAGATAATTTTATTTAAGAATTTAGACTTTTTATAGAGAGTTAACATATTCAATTGTGCTGTTGCATTAATTGTTCTACTATTCTGAATAGTATTTCCGAAGGCTTCCATACCTAAATTAGGCCTGTTCCATTCATACGAACCGCTATAACGTATGTTAGAATTAATGAAGTCTAAAGCAGGTATTTTGCTAAATGGTAAAGTGTAAGTAATATTATACATTTGGTTATAACGCATAGCACGCCCCAAAGTACTCATCTGAGATTTAATGGAGTCTTGGAATACACGATAATTGTCCGGATTTTTCTTTCTATCAATTTGTCCTTCTGGTTCATCAAAAATGGAATTATTGCTAGCCGTAAAATCAAACTTTAAACTTTTCGAGATATCGTATTGGAAATTGAAATCTCTGTTCCACATGAAATTCTTTAGATAAATTGGTTGGAATTCAAAGGCAGTATTTGGAATATTATTTCTAATCTGTCTTTCGTTGTAATTACGAATAATATTGTTTCGTACACTTATATTTTTAGGCCCTAAATACAAATTGAAAGAACGAATAATATCCCACCATTTTGATTTTTTCATAAACTCAACATTCTTAAATGGCTCCCACAGTTTTGGCGATCCGTTAAATGAATAGTCGAGTCCTCCTTTCCAGATTTTTGTTCGATCGTAATTCGTTCTGAAATCTCTATGTAAATTTTCACTATACCCATAGTTAAATGAGAAGTTACTAATATTCCAAATACGAGACTTACCTCCAGGTTTTTGTTGGCGACGTATATTTGTGAAATTATAAGATTTACGCTCGTCAAATTCCTGACCATCTCTCATACGCTTTCTTCGTTCTTCTCCATCATACGATGTTAATTCAACATCTGGATTATATGGATCATATTGAGGATTAATTGTTCCAACTGAATATGTATATAAGAACGGAATATCAATTCTTGCCTTCTCACCTAATAATTGACCTAATTGTGCATTTGCATTAACATCTAAATTCAAACGATTATCACGTTGTCTTTCAGAAACTCTGCTATCTATACTTCCCCAGTTCATACCACTGTATGCCCCAGCAACTTTAACGGAAGCAAAATCTGCAATTTGCACATCCATCTGTGCCAAAGCAGCAGAACCTCCTTTATTATCAAACTCAGTTAAACGTAATTCGTTTACCCAAACTTCTACACATTTTGCAAAGCCATCATCTGGTTTCCAAGGATTATCTCCATTTTGCGCTGGATTACGAATACCAATCATTATGGTTTTTACATCTGCCAGATTCGGATTTCCCTTCACCTTAATCATACGTTTCGGGTGGTTCACATTATTATTGTCAGATTTGCCCGGTTGATGATCAACCACTTTCGTATATTCTACATTGTAGGCTGCTCCAGTTCCCGGACTCTCCATGGCTCTATTTCGTTCTTTTTTCAGAGCAATTAACTCTTCAAATACGACACGAACATTATTCTCCTCTGGCCAAATAGCCAAATCCGATTTAGCACCCCATGGTGTCTTCTTGACGGGTATCTCGTATTCGTAATAATTTTCCTTAAAATCAGTTCCTAACCTGACAAAGACCGTGACATCATAGTTGTTGAGCGGTTTCGTTGGGTCCACTTCTTCTCCATGCACAAACATTTCTAGGTTCTTATACCGGAGCATATCCATACCGACATTTTTGGTGGCAGCTCGCGCATCTCCATCCTTTAAATCACAAACCTCGAGTGTCATAGATTGTTCATTTAACTGACGTTGATATTGCTGAGAAGGGTCAATTTCTCTCAAAATTCCAGGAGGAATTACATAATTAATTGGCTCTCTTTGGTCATGTTCTTCAATATTTACAGCTCCAATATCAAATGCTGTTAAATCAGGATCAGTTTGAATACCATCACCAGGCTGTGTTAAACTCTCTCTGAACTTTCTCCACTCACTTCGCACCAACTCTAGCTTAGCAAAACGTAGGGTTGTTTGTTCTCCAAATTCATTTAAGAACATACGCATAAAACGAATGGAACGAAAATCAGAAATTCCATTTACAGCCTTCTGAGGATTACGAATTGGAATTCTAAATTGATACCATTTGTAATTCTTAGAGCCCTTTGAATATTCACGGGTGTTGATGATATAGTTCTGACCAACATTTAAATCACTCTTGTGAAGAGAAACTTTATATTGAAAATAACTTTCAGATTCACTCAGGTTATTATCTCTATTTATATCTTCCATATCAGGCGTATTAGTAGCCTGAGTATTATATCCATCTGAATTAATCAACTTTGACATTTCAGGAGTTGGAGAGTTTCCTTCATGTCCATTCCAATATTTATATCTTCGAATTACACCATATTTATTTTGGTCATATCTATCATCACGATAATAGGTATAATCATCATTAGAAACGTCTTTCAACATTCTGTCTTTTGCTTGTTGAGAAAGTACTGGATTATTTTGAATCCAAGTTACATAATTTGCAAAGGCTGTCTTTTCCTTATCTGAACTATATCCGTCTAATCCAACGTCTTGCTGAGCACGTGTATCAGGGTCATTGTCAAAAGCATTCACAACAACTTGTTGAGTAGATATCCTTGCCCATTTTGTATAATCAATATTTTCAGTGTTGGAATATTCTCTAGGAAGTCCATTTTCAAAACTTTTCCTAGAATCTGGTAATATATCTTCTGATAAATTTCCTAAGTTAAAATAAAGATTTCCTCCTACATTGGTTCCATCAGGATCTTGATCATTATTAAATGGATCTAGCAGCCAAAATTGGATGTACTCCACATTTGTTCGCTCAAAATCAGTGGTTGTTAATGAACGCATGATTCCAGCCCATCTGCTTTCTGGATTGATAAAGTCACCATCAGAATTAACGGTATTGGTTGTATCATAATTATACATACCTCTTTCTTTTGGATAATAAGTTAAATCCAAGGTTGTAATATTGGTGATTTCTCCTAAAGCAGGATTATTATTTGGGAATAAATCGGTCTTATTTACATAAGCAACATTCATATTCTCAGTTTCTGCAGGATTTTCAGCTATATTTTTTGGAGTAGTTGACGTATTTCTATGGAAAGTAGAATAGTCAATTACATACCACGACATGTGTGCTCGATTAAAGCCAGCACGTAAATCATTTTTTAAATTGGCTTCAGGAAACATATCTGGTTGTCCATGTGGAATAGAAGCTAATTTCCAAGATGAAAAATTCTTTAAGTCGATAGTAGATTGGCTACCTTCAAAATCGTCAACATACGAAATACCATCCTTTGTAATTGCACGTGGAGAACCTGGAATCAAGTGAGCAGCTTCAGCATTTAATGTTAAATAGGATTTTTGTTTCGTAGAGATGGTTGGAATAAGGTTGATTAACTTAGTTAAGAAAGGTAACTCTGTTCTATAAGAAAGATTTACACCAACCACATTATTTTTATACGGTTCCTCACCAATATCTACTTTTTGTGTAATTGGTTTTTCCGCTTTTCTCATCCATGTAAATCCTATATTAAAGTCAGGGTTTACCATATAATTGAGGTGAGTACCCATTAACGATTTATTTTGGAAACCAAAGACCGAATTGCTTTCTATAGAGATTTTAATATCTGCATTAGATTCTAAAACAGCAGAGTTTAGAATTTTTACTCTCCCTAAGTTATAATCTACTGTAAAGTCAGAGCCTTCTTGTAAGCGAATACCACCTGCCGTAACAACTACAGAACCTTCTGGTACATTCAATGCATTCAATGGAATTTCATCTGTAACAGAGGATTCGTATTTACCAACAAAATAAAAACGATTTTTCTTTGGTATTTGCTGGGCTGAGATTTTAGTTGAATCATATAATTCCGTAAACGCTACATTATTGGCAATTGGAGCTAAACCTGCACCAATCATTTCTTTCTTTACGGTTTCCCCAAACGGTTCCACAGTACTAAAATAAATACGTCCATTCTTAGTATTAATCGTACCTCCATTCGTGGCTCTATTTCCTTCAAAAGTTATAGGCATAAAATCAAAAACCCCATCCATTTGTGCGCGGTTATTTTGATTTAATCTATCCATGCCTACTACATCAATTACCTGACGATCATCTAGACCTGGGTAAGGAAGAAAATTCACCAACAAACTGTTTTCGGGATTGTTGTATAAGATATCTAATCTGAATCCTTGTTGACTTACTTGATATGCCCCAATAGAATACACGTTTTTCATCATTAAATCCCAAAGTTTATTCTTTGGATTTGTGATGGTTGGCTTTAATAATTTTAAGAATAGAGCATTTGTTCCAATGATTCCATCTGTCGAAAAATCTCCCACTTGATAGGTTTTCCCTGAATAGGTATATTCATACGCAACAGCCAAAACCTCATCATTATCCAGAGGCATATTTAAGGAGATAAAACCTAATTGTGCATTATATGTAAATTCTCTTTCATCTAATCTACGAGCATTTTCAACCTTCTCATATTCCACAGATTGACGGAAGGGACCTGGAGTTGAAACCTGAGTTTCTAAGGCAGCAACAGCATTATTAAAACTACGAATTGCTGAATTTCCACTTAGGAAATTGTATAATCCATTTGATTTATTATCAGGCAATTCATTACTGGAAGGGGAACCTGGGTTCCCTGACCAATTGCTTGACTTATTTTCTCCTAAATCTGTAAAAGCTAAAATGTTACGTGTATCTTCTGTTTTATTTGATTGATTTGTTACCCATACCTCAATACGTGTAATATTTACAAGAGAATTTACAACCGGAACAGTTTTCATTGCTTCATCATAATGATCTCTATGATAATAGTTTAAAAAATAGTGTCGGTTTGCCTCATATTCATCAGCTTTTAATTTAAAGTCTTTAACTTGTGCCCCTCCTTTGATATTCATCTCCTGTTTTTGCCCACGAGAAGTAGAAGCAATAGCATCAATAGTTAATCTTCCAAATTTCAATTTTGTATATACTCCAAATAGGGTTTGAGAACCTTGAATTAACGAAGTTTGAAGAGGCATAGAAACATTACCTGCTTCAATTTTTTGCAAAATTTGGTCTTCATTTCCTGACCATTCAAGTTTGGTAATATTATCAAAACTGAAAGAAGCTTTGGTATTATAGGAAGCACTTAGTTTTAGCTTAGTTCCAATTTGCCCTACTAAGTTCATTTGTATTTGCTGTTGAAAATCAAAACGAGTTATACGCCTATCTTTTTCTGGAATAGCCGGGTTATCGTAACGAGCGGAATTTACCCCTAGGGAAATCTCTATACTTCCTTCTGGACGAATTTGAATTTCATCTGATCCAAAAATATTAGCAAAAAGAGGACTATCAATCTTAATAGGAGGAATTAATCCCCGTTCTTCTTTGTTCTGAGAATCAATTTTTTCTTTCCAATAATCCGAACGATTTTTACTGTCTTCATATTGAATATACTCCTCTAATGTCATCATAGAAGGATTCCTATAATCCATTCCATTGAGTTGCTCTTGAAAAATATATTTTCCTGTTTTAGGATCATAGACAATTGTCTTTTTTACACTCGAAGGGTCCCCAAGATCAAAACTTTGTTTGTTGTTTCCTGTAGGGTCGTAAGGATTATTTATGGGATAAGGAAGATTATGTGTTGTGTCAACCTGTCCAAAAACAGTTAAGGGAATAAGGTATAGCAACACTATCCAGTATTGTTTCACAACGGTATTTTGTGTCTGTTTTCTCACTCCAAATCGCAAAGTTATAAAACTTTCAATGCATCCTTAATTAAAGTTTCAATTGTGTGCTCATCTCTAATGACTTTGGAGATAGCTTTATCGGCTGCCTTTTTGTCAAAGCCAAGAGAAATTAGTGCAGTTAACGCATCAAAACGCATTGTATTGTTTGAAACGGAAATATTTTCTGTGATAGAGCTAAATTTTAACATCTTATCTCTCAAATCAACAATTACTCGTTGTGCAGTTTTTCCTCCGATTCCTTTCACTTTTTGTATAGTAACAACATCTTCTGTGGTAATGGCTTGTGCAATTTCAGAAGTAGTAAGTCCGGATAACATCAGAATAGCTGTGCTAGGTCCAATTCCAGAAACAGAAGTTAAGAGATTAAACATTTCCCGTTCATCTCTTTCTTTAAAACCATACAAAATTTGGGCATCTTCTCGCACTACAAATTGGGTATATATTTTTATCGTATCAACCTCTCCGATAGAAGAAAAAGTATTCAAAGATATTTTAACCTCATAACCAATTCCTCCACATTCAACTACTAATGATGTGGCGGTTTTTTCTACTAATTTTCCGTTTAGGTAGGTAATCATAGTTACTTATTTTGTGCGTCAACGACAGCGATTTTAACCATATTTACAATTTCACGAACAGATGCTCCTAATTGTAGTACATGTATAGGTTTTTTCAATCCTACCAAGATAGGTCCTATTACTTCTGCGCCCATCATTTCTTGCAATAATTTATAGGAAATATTTCCAGCGGCCAAATTAGGGAAGATAAGTGTATTCACTTTTTTATTAGCCAACTCAGAAAAGGAGAATTTATCCATAAGCATTTCATTGTTTAAAGCAAAATTTGCTTGGATTTCTCCGTCTGCCGTAAGTGTAGGATATTTATCTCGGATAATTTCAATAGCTCGTGCCATCTTCTCAGCATCTTTACCTTTCGCAGAACCAAAATTGGAGTATGATAGCAAGGCGATTACTGGCTGAATATTTAATTTCTGTACCGTTTTTGAAATATTATACGTGATTTCTGCAATTTCTTCAGCAGTTGGATCCAAATTTACGGTAGTATCCGCAAGGAACATAGGTCCTCTTTTCGTGATTAGGATATACATCCCCGAAACTTTATTTACTCCATCACGCGTTCCAACTACTTGCAAAGCAGGTTGTAAAACATCTTTATATTTTCTAGTAATTCCTGAAATCATAGCGTCAGCATCTCCCACATTAACCATCATTGCACCAAAATAGTTACGCTCTCGCATAATTTTGCAAGCTTCAAATTCGGTAAAACCTTTGCGTTGACGAGAAAGGAAGAACTCATGTCCATATTTGTCTTTACGTTTTGCTTCACTCTTATCTTTAGGATCTAAAATCTTAACATCATCTCCAAATTCCATTTTGTATTCTTTGATGAGGTTTTTAACTGTCTCCTTTCTACCTAATAAGATAGGAATACAAACACCTTCTTCATAAGCCGTTTCTGCCGCTTTTAAAATTTTATAGTTATCTGCCTCTGCAAAAACAACGCGTTTTGGATTATTTTCAGCTTTTTCTGTAATCTTACGAACTAGCTTATTATCAATACCCAATCTGTTTTTTAGTTCATTCTCGTATGCTGTCCAATCTTTAATTGGTTCTCTGGCAACTCCTGAATCCATAGCTGCTTTTGCAACAGCGGGAGAAATTGTATAAATAAGACGAGGATCTAGTGGTTTAGGAATCAACGATTCTCTACCAAAGGTTAATCCTTTCTCACCATACGCTTCACTCACCTCATCAGGAACAGATGCTTTTGCTAAATTGGCAATGGCATACACTGCAGCCAATTTCATTTCTTCATTGATAGTTTTTGCTCTTACATCTAAAGCACCTCTAAAAATATAGGGAAACCCTAACACATTATTCACTTGATTAGGATGGTCTGAACGACCTGTTGCCATGATGACATCTTTTCGTACACTCATCGCTTCCTTATATCCAATCTCAGGAGTTGGATTTGCTAAAGCAAAGACAATTGGGTCTTTTGCCATGGATTTAACCATTTCTTTAGCAACAATTCCTCCTTTAGATAAGCCCAAGAAAACATCTGCTCCTTTCATTTCAGTTTTTAAATCTGAATTTCGAGCATGTGTAGCAAAAAATTTCTTTTGCTCACTCAATCCTTTTCGTTTCTTATGGATTAAGCCCTCACTATCAAACATATAGATGTTTTCAGGTTTTGCTCCTAGGGTAACATATAATTTAGCGCAACTAATAGCTGAAGCCCCTGCACCTGAAACAACAAATTTGCATTTTTCAATCTTTTTATTGGTTAATTCTAAAGCGTTTAGAAGTCCAGCCGCCGAAATAATTGCCGTTCCATGCTGGTCATCATGCATAATAGGAATATCTAACTCTTCTTTTAAACGGCGTTCAATTTCAAATGCTTCCGGTGCCTTTATATCTTCAAGGTTAATTCCTCCAAAAGTAGGAGCTAATGCTTTAACTGTTTGAATGAAAACCTCAGGGTCACTTGCATCTAATTCTATATCAAAAACATCTAAATCTGCAAATATCTTAAATAAAAGTCCTTTTCCTTCCATGACTGGCTTTGCAGCAGCAGGACCGATATTTCCAAGTCCTAAAACAGCTGTTCCATTCGTAATAACTCCAACTAAGTTCGATTTAGCAGTGTATTTATATACATCATGTGGATTCTTCGCTATTTCCAAACAAGGCTCTGCCACTCCTGGAGAATATGCCAAAGAAAGGTCTCGTTGTGAACTATAAGGTTTTGTTGGAATTACCTCTATTTTTCCTGGCTTTCCATGTGAATGGTAGTCTAGTGCGTCTTGTTTTCGTATTTTAGCCATTGTTTTTGTATTTTACAAAAGAGCAAAATTAATAAAAAGCGCAATATTTAACTATTTTAGTATAATGAAAGAAAAAATAATTGTTTTTACAGGAGCAGGGATAAGTGCAGAATCTGGTTTGGGTACCTTCAGGGACTCTGGTGGACTCTGGGAAAAATATGATATACATGAAATAGCTACTCCTGAAGCATGGCATAAAAATCCTGATTTAGTAAATGAGTTTTATAATATGCGTAGA includes:
- a CDS encoding NADP-dependent malic enzyme, which gives rise to MAKIRKQDALDYHSHGKPGKIEVIPTKPYSSQRDLSLAYSPGVAEPCLEIAKNPHDVYKYTAKSNLVGVITNGTAVLGLGNIGPAAAKPVMEGKGLLFKIFADLDVFDIELDASDPEVFIQTVKALAPTFGGINLEDIKAPEAFEIERRLKEELDIPIMHDDQHGTAIISAAGLLNALELTNKKIEKCKFVVSGAGASAISCAKLYVTLGAKPENIYMFDSEGLIHKKRKGLSEQKKFFATHARNSDLKTEMKGADVFLGLSKGGIVAKEMVKSMAKDPIVFALANPTPEIGYKEAMSVRKDVIMATGRSDHPNQVNNVLGFPYIFRGALDVRAKTINEEMKLAAVYAIANLAKASVPDEVSEAYGEKGLTFGRESLIPKPLDPRLIYTISPAVAKAAMDSGVAREPIKDWTAYENELKNRLGIDNKLVRKITEKAENNPKRVVFAEADNYKILKAAETAYEEGVCIPILLGRKETVKNLIKEYKMEFGDDVKILDPKDKSEAKRKDKYGHEFFLSRQRKGFTEFEACKIMRERNYFGAMMVNVGDADAMISGITRKYKDVLQPALQVVGTRDGVNKVSGMYILITKRGPMFLADTTVNLDPTAEEIAEITYNISKTVQKLNIQPVIALLSYSNFGSAKGKDAEKMARAIEIIRDKYPTLTADGEIQANFALNNEMLMDKFSFSELANKKVNTLIFPNLAAGNISYKLLQEMMGAEVIGPILVGLKKPIHVLQLGASVREIVNMVKIAVVDAQNK